In the genome of Geotrypetes seraphini chromosome 16, aGeoSer1.1, whole genome shotgun sequence, one region contains:
- the LOC117350626 gene encoding olfactory receptor 1444-like, protein MDIKNATKVTEFIILGLSDNPRLQAPLFLVFLLIYLTTLLGNLVIITVTFNDPHLHTPMYFFLSNLSLIDICYTSVIVPKLLTIFSSGDKTISYTGCITQMYFFIGSISMEIFLLTVMSYDRYVAICHPLRYSLIMNWRVCTLMAVTSWIIAFLNSSPTTTLVSLLSFCGSNKIDHFFCDLNPLLKLSCTDTVSTQVVILIETSLLSLIPFLLTIISYVYIISAILRIRSKEGRYKAFSTCSSHLTVVSVFYVSVFSVYLTPASMSSLGLEKILSVLYTTVTPMLNPIIYSLRNQEVKNALKKLLGK, encoded by the coding sequence ATGGACATCAAAAATGCAACAAAGGTAACAGAATTCATTATTCTGGGGCTTTCTGATAACCCCAGGCTGCAAGCTCCTCTCTTCCTGGTCTTCCTCCTCATCTACCTCACCACCCTGCTGGGGAACCTAGTGATCATCACAGTGACCTTCAATGATCCCCATCTGCACACCCCCATGTACTTCTTCCTCAGTAACCTGTCTCTCATAGACATCTGTTACACCTCAGTCATAGTCCCAAAATTGTTGACCATCTTTTCCTCAGGAGATAAGACCATCTCCTATACTGGGtgcattacacaaatgtatttcttcattGGGTCCATAAGTATGGAGATTTTCCTTCTCACTGTCATGTCTTATGACCGTTATGTAGCAATCTGCCACCCCTTGCGTTACTCACTCATCATGAACTGGAGAGTCTGCACTTTGATGGCGGTCACTTCCTGGATCATCGCTTTTCTAAATTCCTCACCAACCACAACTTTAGTTTCCCTCCTGTCCTTCTGTGGTTCTAACAAAATTGACCATTTCTTCTGTGACCTCAATCCGCTCTTAAAACTTTCCTGCACGGACACAGTCAGCACTCAAGTTGTGATACTCATAGAAACCTCTTTGCTGTCACTAATTCCCTTCCTACTCACAATCATCTCTTACGTCTACATCATCTCCGCCATCCTGAGGATCcgttccaaagaggggaggtacaAGGCCTTCTCCACCTGCTCCTCCCACCTCACAGTTGTGTCTGTGTTCTACGTTTCTGTTTTCTCCGTTTACCTGACACCAGCCTCAATGTCTTCTCTAGGTCTGGAGAAAATCCTGTCAGTGCTATACACAACTGTCACTCCCATGTTGAACCCCATCATTTATAGTCTGAGGAACCAGGAAGTGAAAAATGCATTGAAGAAACTCCTGGGGAAGTAA
- the LOC117350627 gene encoding olfactory receptor 5B21-like has protein sequence MENMTVVTEFIILGLSDNPRLQIPLFLVFLLIYFITLLGNALIIALICNDPHLHNPMYFFLSNLSLTDICCSSTIVPKLLASLMSGDKTISYAECIMQLYFFMDSTCVEIFLLTAMAYDRYAAVCHPLRYSLIMRPRVCILLAAASWTIGFVPSGTITAFVTHLSFCASKVIDHFFCELMPLLKLSCTDTSGPEITLFFEAALISLPAFLVTLISYTFIISAILRIRSAEGKRKAFSTCSSHLTVVSVYYLSLFSMYLRPTSTFSLDQGKILSVLYTTVTPMLNPLIYSLRNKEVKNALRKVIGK, from the coding sequence ATGGAGAACATGACGGTGGTGACGGAATTCATCATTCTGGGACTTTCCGATAATCCCAGGTTGCAAATTCCTCTCTTCCTGGTCTTCCTCCTCATCTACTTCATCACCCTTCTGGGGAATGCTTTGATTATCGCACTGATCTGCAACGACCCTCACTTGCACAATCCCATGTACTTCTTCCTCAGCAACCTGTCACTCACAGACATCTGCTGTAGCTCCACCATCGTCCCTAAACTTCTAGCTAGCCTCATGTCAGGGGATAAGACCATTTCCTATGCCGAGTGCATCATGCAGCTCTATTTCTTCATGGATTCCACTTGTGTGGAGATCTTTCTCCTCACCGCCATGGCTTATGACCGCTACGCCGCAGTCTGTCACCCCTTGCGCTATTCACTCATCATGAGACCCAGAGTCTGTATTCTGCTTGCAGCTGCTTCCTGGACCATCGGCTTTGTGCCTTCTGGAACAATCACGGCCTTTGTCACCCACCTTTCATTCTGTGCTTCTAAAGTAATCGATCATTTCTTCTGTGAACTCATGCCACTGTTAAAACTTTCCTGCACGGATACGTCTGGCCCTGAAATCACAttattttttgaagctgctttgaTATCACTGCCGGCCTTCCTAGTGACTCTTATATCGTACACGTTCATCATCTCAGCCATCCTCAGGATTCGCTCTGCGGAAGGAAAGCgtaaagccttctccacctgttcTTCCCACCTCACTGTTGTCTCTGTGTATTATTTATCACTCTTCTCCATGTACCTAAGACCCACCTCAACATTCTCCTTAGACCAAGGAAAAATCCTGTCTGTGCTCTACACGACTGTCACCCCCATGCTGAACCCCCTTATTTACAGCCTGAGGAACAAAGAGGTGAAAAATGCATTGAGGAAAGTCATTGGTAAGTAG
- the LOC117350362 gene encoding olfactory receptor 5B21-like, which produces MDMENMTTQAEFIILGLSDNPSLQLPLFLVFLLIYLITLLGNLVIITVTCVEPRLHTPMYFFISNLSLTDICCTSIITPKLLEIFLSGKKTISFAGCMAQLFSFMGSVSCEAFLLTTMAYDRYVSICHPLHYSLMMNQKLSIVLAAISWITGFLNSVAFTVSVSRLSFCGSNEVDHFFCELMPLLKLSCTEISGPEIILFVDATLTAVPTFLVTLISYTYIISAILRIRSAEGKRKAFSTCSSHLTVISVYYLSLLSIYLRPTSTYSQGQGKIMSVVYTTVTPMLNPMIYSLRNKEVKNALMKIIRQ; this is translated from the coding sequence ATGGATATGGAAAATATGACGACACAGGCAGAGTTTATTATTCTGGGGCTTTCCGACAATCCTAGTTTGCAGCTTCCTCTCTTCCTGGTCTTCCTGCTTATCTATCTGATCACCCTGTTGGGGAATCTTGTGATTATCACAGTGACCTGCGTTGAGCCCCGCCTGCACACCCCCATGTACTTCTTCATCAGCAACCTCTCCCTCACAGACATCTGCTGCACTTCCATCATCACCCCAAAACTGTTGGAGATCTTCCTCTCGGGGAAGAAGACCATTTCCTTTGCTGGGTGCATGGCTCAGCTCTTTTCCTTTATGGGATCGGTCAGCTGCGAGGCCTTCCTCCTTACGACCATGGCCTATGACCGATATGTGTCAATCTGCCACCCCTTGCACTATTCCCTTATGATGAATCAGAAACTGAGCATTGTGCTGGCGGCCATTTCCTGGATCACCGGTTTTCTGAATTCTGTGGCATTTACGGTTTCTGTCAGCCGCCTTTCATTCTGTGGCTCCAACGAGGTCGATCATTTCTTCTGCGAGCTCATGCCACTTCTAAAGCTTTCCTGCACCGAGATATCCGGTCCTGAAATCATCCTGTTTGTTGATGCCACATTAACAGCTGTGCCTACCTTCCTGGTGACTCTTATATCTTACACTTACATCATCTCAGCCATCTTGAGGATCCGCTCTGCGGAGGGAAAGCGTAAAGCCTTCTCTACCTGCTCCTCCCACCTCACGGTCATCTCTGTCTATTACTTATCCCTACTGTCCATTTACCTGCGACCCACCTCAACATACTCTCAGGGTCAGGGTAAAATCATGTCTGTGGTCTACACAACCGTCACCCCCATGCTGAACCCCATGATTTACAGTCTGAGAAACAAAGAGGTAAAAAACGCATTGATGAAAATCATCAGGCAGTAA